From Treponema rectale, one genomic window encodes:
- the nusA gene encoding transcription termination factor NusA has translation MSEMADAIRALAAEKGLSEDSIRQTVENTIKAAYKKTFGTSDNCIVKFADDMSDVTVYSRKTIVDGVYDPSQEIELEEALKLSSECEIGDEIDILVDPHDFERSAVTTGKQMAHQGFNERYKDNLYNEYKDKVGQIIIGYYQRERNGNIFVDLGKVEGMLPVKFQSPRETYSKNDRIKALIVDIKKTNTGIQVILSRSDPKFVQDTIENEVPEISEGIVSVYKVVREAGYRSKIAVYSNKLDVDPVGACVGPKGVRIQAVIRELEGEKIDILKYDEDPHVFIKNALSPAEVTQVVIRDAEKKEALAIVPESSFSLAIGKQGQNVRLANRLCDWLIDVKTEEQAAELDLTESDTRKAAESLFNDAADDSYEEVTTVSQLPGVDQKIAALLKDAGIDDIEKFMAAVEDGSAIKVQGVNADDIEAINKIISENVEFEDEEEKTEDAVVESSEETQEEEGYFCPECGERITLDMTHCPKCGAEFVFEEE, from the coding sequence ATGTCAGAAATGGCAGATGCAATCCGTGCACTGGCAGCAGAGAAAGGTCTCAGTGAGGATTCAATCAGGCAGACAGTAGAAAACACAATTAAAGCAGCTTACAAGAAAACTTTTGGTACTTCAGACAACTGTATCGTAAAATTTGCAGATGATATGTCAGACGTAACTGTTTATTCACGTAAGACTATCGTTGACGGTGTATATGACCCGTCTCAGGAAATCGAACTTGAAGAAGCCCTTAAGCTCAGCTCTGAATGTGAAATTGGTGACGAAATAGACATTCTTGTTGATCCTCATGATTTTGAGCGTTCTGCAGTTACTACAGGTAAGCAGATGGCTCATCAGGGATTTAACGAACGCTATAAGGATAATCTTTACAATGAATACAAAGATAAGGTTGGACAGATTATCATAGGTTACTATCAGCGTGAACGCAACGGAAATATCTTTGTCGATCTTGGAAAAGTTGAGGGAATGCTCCCGGTTAAATTTCAGAGTCCAAGGGAAACTTACAGCAAGAATGACCGCATTAAGGCTCTTATTGTTGACATTAAAAAGACAAATACTGGAATTCAGGTTATCCTCAGCCGTTCAGATCCTAAATTCGTACAGGATACTATTGAAAATGAAGTTCCTGAAATTTCAGAGGGAATCGTAAGCGTATACAAAGTTGTGCGTGAAGCCGGATACCGTTCTAAAATCGCAGTTTATTCAAACAAACTGGATGTAGATCCTGTAGGAGCCTGTGTAGGACCTAAAGGTGTGCGCATTCAGGCTGTTATCCGCGAACTTGAGGGTGAAAAAATCGATATCCTTAAGTATGACGAAGATCCTCATGTATTCATCAAGAATGCCCTTTCTCCTGCAGAAGTTACACAGGTTGTAATCCGTGATGCAGAAAAGAAGGAAGCTCTTGCAATTGTTCCGGAAAGTTCCTTCTCTCTTGCTATCGGTAAGCAGGGACAGAACGTTCGTCTTGCAAACCGCCTCTGTGACTGGCTTATTGACGTTAAAACGGAAGAACAGGCTGCTGAGCTTGACCTTACAGAATCAGATACACGCAAGGCTGCAGAATCCCTGTTTAATGATGCTGCGGATGATTCTTACGAAGAGGTTACAACTGTATCACAGCTTCCTGGTGTAGATCAGAAAATTGCCGCCCTTCTTAAGGATGCGGGAATTGATGATATTGAAAAGTTTATGGCAGCTGTTGAAGACGGTTCTGCAATAAAAGTTCAGGGTGTTAATGCTGATGATATTGAAGCAATCAATAAGATTATCAGTGAAAACGTTGAGTTTGAGGATGAAGAAGAAAAGACAGAAGATGCTGTTGTTGAATCATCTGAAGAAACTCAGGAAGAGGAAGGATATTTCTGTCCTGAATGTGGAGAAAGAATCACTTTGGATATGACACATTGTCCGAAGTGCGGTGCTGAATTTGTTTTTGAAGAGGAATAA
- a CDS encoding RluA family pseudouridine synthase, with translation MKDFPVIFENDEILVVNKPCGTAVQGGKGIAHPLDDELSARLGYRIHLVHRLDKETSGLLIVAKNPAAASKWTSLIGTKEVKKEYMCVCCGEVICNGKPSRKGKLVSKVEAHGRIQNAELFFEVVKSTEIKVPESDVSIKLNLVHITLGTGRMHQIRIQMAKSGAPLAADDQHGNFKMNKLLRKAGIKKLQLACVRLTLPVDGKQLLLQADLPEHFYKFSD, from the coding sequence ATGAAAGATTTTCCAGTAATTTTTGAAAATGATGAAATCCTTGTAGTCAACAAACCCTGCGGAACTGCGGTTCAGGGAGGAAAGGGAATAGCTCATCCTCTTGATGATGAACTTTCAGCCCGTTTAGGCTATAGAATTCATCTGGTACACCGCCTGGATAAAGAAACTTCCGGTCTCCTTATAGTGGCAAAGAATCCTGCTGCTGCTTCGAAATGGACTTCATTAATAGGAACAAAGGAAGTTAAAAAAGAATACATGTGTGTTTGCTGCGGTGAGGTAATCTGCAACGGAAAGCCTTCCCGAAAAGGAAAACTGGTTTCTAAAGTGGAGGCTCACGGCAGAATCCAGAATGCGGAACTTTTTTTTGAAGTAGTAAAATCGACTGAAATTAAGGTTCCTGAATCGGATGTCAGTATAAAATTAAACCTTGTTCATATAACATTGGGAACCGGCCGCATGCATCAGATCAGGATTCAGATGGCAAAAAGCGGTGCTCCTCTGGCTGCAGATGACCAGCATGGAAATTTCAAGATGAATAAACTGCTGAGAAAAGCCGGAATAAAAAAACTCCAGCTTGCCTGTGTCCGGCTTACTCTTCCTGTTGATGGAAAGCAGCTGCTTCTTCAGGCAGATTTGCCGGAACATTTCTATAAGTTTTCAGATTGA
- a CDS encoding PTS sugar transporter subunit IIA, with product MEDDILTIEEVAKYLRVSERTVYDWAQKGEIPSGKIGTVWRFKKAEIEHWVNQRLSGSARPEGEIKVKNILSPERIVFLNHVTKHDALVELSDNLATAPQIKDGKELQAEILKREDLVSTAIGRGIAIPHVRLSSITDLVVSLGISKCDIMDFSALDDVPVRIVLMIGAAYNQHNYYLQTLAYFTSKLKDPALREALLKSEDPVEVYNLLTK from the coding sequence ATGGAAGATGATATTCTTACTATAGAAGAAGTTGCAAAATATCTTCGTGTAAGCGAACGTACTGTTTATGACTGGGCTCAGAAAGGCGAAATTCCAAGCGGAAAGATTGGAACTGTATGGCGCTTTAAGAAAGCAGAAATCGAGCACTGGGTAAATCAGCGGCTTTCCGGTTCTGCCCGTCCGGAAGGAGAAATTAAAGTAAAGAATATTCTTTCTCCTGAACGTATTGTTTTTCTTAATCACGTTACAAAGCATGATGCTCTGGTTGAACTTTCAGATAATCTTGCTACTGCTCCTCAGATAAAGGACGGTAAGGAACTTCAGGCAGAAATCCTGAAGAGGGAAGATCTTGTTTCTACTGCAATCGGAAGGGGAATTGCCATTCCTCACGTAAGGCTCTCAAGTATAACTGATCTTGTGGTAAGCCTGGGTATCTCAAAATGTGACATCATGGATTTTTCAGCCCTTGACGATGTTCCGGTACGGATTGTTCTTATGATCGGAGCTGCCTATAACCAGCATAATTATTATCTTCAGACGCTGGCTTATTTTACGTCAAAACTTAAGGATCCTGCACTTAGGGAAGCTCTCCTGAAATCAGAGGATCCTGTAGAAGTTTATAACCTGCTTACAAAATAA
- a CDS encoding ribosome maturation factor, which translates to MEYISPEKNPYYKESAECVLSAGFVLVELQVVPQNGNIHVTAVISPSDPKKDIGVADCSKVHHLLGPKILELLQNNGSDVTEDNLYMEVCSPGLDRNIKNAWEFSVFAGRKIRVWDKNVSDWVAGTLLSSDENQLVLESEDGTKKSVSYVDIAKAKFFNL; encoded by the coding sequence TTGGAGTATATTTCACCTGAAAAAAATCCCTATTATAAGGAAAGCGCAGAGTGCGTTTTGTCAGCAGGTTTTGTTCTTGTTGAACTTCAGGTAGTACCGCAGAACGGTAATATTCATGTTACGGCAGTTATCTCGCCGTCAGATCCAAAAAAAGACATTGGTGTTGCAGACTGTTCTAAAGTGCATCATCTTTTAGGCCCGAAAATCCTTGAACTTTTGCAGAATAACGGTTCAGACGTAACGGAAGATAACCTCTACATGGAAGTATGTTCTCCGGGGCTTGACCGTAATATAAAGAATGCCTGGGAATTTTCAGTTTTTGCAGGCAGAAAAATCCGTGTCTGGGATAAGAATGTCAGTGACTGGGTGGCAGGAACTCTTCTTTCTTCCGACGAAAATCAACTTGTTTTGGAATCAGAGGACGGAACAAAAAAATCCGTTTCCTATGTAGATATTGCTAAGGCAAAATTTTTTAATTTATAA